In Glycine max cultivar Williams 82 chromosome 10, Glycine_max_v4.0, whole genome shotgun sequence, the DNA window acatccgctaagcgaggcatgcAGCTCGCTTAGCGTGCTAGGAAACCCTAGAAGAAGATCAATCAGAGATGTGTTCGCTCAACGTGTAGCAAGCTCGCCCAGTGAGTCgtttgtctcttctcgcgctcaACATGCCCAGCTCGTTAAGCCAAATTTCACTTACTCTCGCTCAGTGAGCcaatctcgctaagcgagccttcagaaGCTAAAACGTCCAAgtagcctttaaaacactgaagttggcaGAAACTAAAGGAAGAGTCAAAAAACAGAGTCAAGAGAGAAGCTAGAGCGACAGAAACGAAGCCACCAAGAGAGTTTAGGTTAGAGGAGTGAGATTAGGGTTCTAGAGGTTGAAGGAGATATCCTCAACCCTTCTTAGCCATTTTTCTTCACTCAAAATCTGTTCTTCTTTGTATTGAAAGCTCATTACTTataatggaaggctaaagctCTTGGCTGGGAAGTTCTGCTGAACCCTTGATGTAACATtcttttactatctatttaatgttgtttttatgcattcattgcttctatccatgcttatttttacatgcttgtggcttgatcacccatttgtatgtgtagttaggatttttagcattcgAAAGTGCTTTAAAggcttagaacttgatagagcaagctagaaaattGTGTTTAGGAATGGAGTGCAGCAATCTAGTCCATATTATGCTATAGacttaatgcaactcttttaggctgagtttgttgagggatcaaggatgaggtttaaagagagttaggcccattcacttgagggatcttggtttgggtaatttctcagcataagaacactaggataacattaaatagagaaaaacacatAACAACATCAAGGAAAATTCAGTAGAATGATCTAACGCTTTTTACTTGACTGTTTTACTTCTCAAATCTTTAGATATTTAGTTTATAGTTAAATAGATTTTTAGAACAAAAGCCCAACTTGATATTTACTTGTTTTCAGTTTATACAAATGTTTGCTCACTGAATATACATTTTCTTagtgaaacaaattccctgtGAACTCGACACTCAGTCTTACCGTTTTAATATATTACTTGTGCGACTCGGTACACTTGCTTAATAGCATCGCGAACAACAGCGTAACAAGTTTTTGGCTCCGTTGCCAGGTATtgaatttctttcctcttagaTAGTATAGTTCAATTCGTaaacatttattctttattcctTGATTGATTTTGTGAATAGTTAGCTAggatttattttctcttgattTGGTTAACTGCTGCTTTGTTTAGTACTTCTTGTATGTGAGGTAATTCTTCAGCAGGAAATTCAGCTCCATTAGATTTGGAGATAGAAGCCACTTGCAGGAGAAACAAcgcaaaaagaaggaagaaaggacAGCACAGCCAAGTTTAGAGGGAACTCAATCATCTGAATCATCTTCAGCATTTCCAAACTTAAGAGAATCCGAAGTAGGTGCGTCTGAAGCACATATCATGGCTGAAGATCAACCACGGAGGGTGACTCTTGAAGATTATTCTAGCTCGATCGTGCCGCAATTTTTCACAAGCATTGTGCGGCCGAAAGTTGAAGCTCACAACATCATATATCATCATTCCTTGATCCAGTTGATTCAAggaaatttgtttcatggtttgCCGAATGAAGACCCTTACGTATGCCTTGCTACTTATATAGAAATCTGCAATACAGTGAAAATTATAGGTGTGCTGGAAGATACAGTAAGGCTTAGCttgttctcattttctttggctggagaagctaagaggtggctGCATTCTTTCAAGGGAAACAACTTAAAGACTTGGGAAGAGGTTGTAGAAaagtttttgaagaaatatttccctgAGTCTAAGACAACTGAAGGCAAGGCAGCTATCTCCTCATTCCATCAAATTCTAGATGAATCCCTGAGTGAAGCACTTGAGAGATTTCGTAGCTTGCTGCAGAAAACACCAACTCATGGATTCTCTGAGCCGATTCAGCTAAACATTTTTATAGATGGTTTGAGACGCAGTCCAAGCAGTTATTGGACGCTTCTGCTGGAGGAAAAATTAAGTTGAAGACTCCTGAAGAAGCAATGGAACTTATTGAAAATATGGTTGTTAGTGATCATGCCCTTTTGCATGATCGGACTCATGTACCCACAAAGAGAAGCCTGCTAGAGCTTTCTTCACAAGATGCATTATTGGCACAGAACAAACTGCTAGCTAAGCATCTAGAATCACTAACAGAGACACTTAGTAAGCTACCAACCCAATTGCAAGCGACTCAACCTTCACATTCAACAGTTATGCAGGTTGGAGGTTGTAGCATAtatagaggagtgcatgaatcTGGTTGTTGTATACCCCTTGATGATGTAAAAGAAGTgaattatatgggaaatcaacacaGACCAGGGTTTAATGTAGGTGGATTTGCAGGTTACCAGCAAGGTGCCAATTTTAATCAGAATCAAGGGTAGTGTAGGTCTCATCCTGGGaatcaattcaacaaagaccaagGAGGACCATCCAACAGGCCTCAAAATCAAGGGCCTAGCCTTTATGAGAGGACCACCAAGCTAGAGGAGACTTTGGCTTAGTTCATGCAAGTTTCAATGTCCAATCACAAGAGCACAGAGTCTGCTATAAAGAACCTAGAGATTCAAGTGGTACAACTAGCTAAGCAAATAGATGAAAATTCTTTTGGAGGTTTTGGGGCcaatagtgaaaaaaaaatcccaaagaagaaTGTAAGGCTGTTATAACTAGAAGCAAGAAGGCAACCATGGAGGAAGATGAAGGGAGGATGAGTGATGAAAAGGAGTTAGTTGctgaaggagaaaaagaaaaagaagaagatcaaatgagggagaaaaaaataaatgatgaggagaatgaagaaaaagaagaaaaaaaatgaaaaaaaaaaagagaaaaagaggaaGTAAAGAAGACAAAAAGTGAGTTgggtagagaaaagaaggagGAGGTTGTCTCATATTCAGGGAAGGAAGCACCATACCCTTTGGTGTCAtcaaagaaagacaaggaacGACACTTTGCTCGTTCCCTtaatatcttcaagaaattggagataacTATTCCCTTTGGAGAAACCTTGCAACAAATACCACTCTACTCCAAGTTTTTGAAAGATCTACTTACCAAAAAGGGGCAAATATATCCATAGCGATAATATTGTGGTGGAGGGAAACTGTAGTGTTGTTATTCAGAGAATCCTTCCACCAAAATACAAGGATCCAGGGAGTGTCACAATCCCTTGCTCTATTGGTGCGATGTTTGTTGGAAAAGCCCTTATTGACTTGGGGCCAGCATAAATTTGatgcctctctccatgtgtAGAAGGATTAGAGAGCTAGAAATCATGCCAACAAGAATGACATTGCAACTGGCAGATCGATCTATTACAAGGCCTTATGGCGTGGTAGAAGATGTTTTAGTTAAGGTGCGACAATTTACCTTCCCTACTGACTTCGTGATCATGGACATTGAAGAGGATGTTGAAATCCCACTGATTTTGGGTTGTCCCTTCATGTTAATTGCCAATTATGTGGTGTACATGGTGAAATATAATCTAGAAATGGGAATAGATGATCAGAAGATCTCATTTGACTTGTTTGATGCAGCAAAGTACTCACTTGACCGGAATGTTTGTCCTAAGATGGATGAGGTTGAGAATGAAATGATTCTGATGGCTAGAGCCAAGCTTGCTCCAGACCCTTGAGGTAacatgcgtcaagctaatgatgttaaagaagcacttactgggaggcaacccaactccttttctttgttttctttttatgtgttttcttaATCATTGCATATAGTTAGGTTTTAGCTTGTTTGAGATTGTTAGAGTAAGACTTCAGCATGTTTTATATGAGAAAAACGGGGTGCTAAAGCTTCTCTGAAGTTGTGGATAtagaaataacttagaaaatttttcaaTCATCCACTCGCTCAACACGCCTTGTGCACTAAGCGAATCAGTCTTCATGCGCTGAGCGAGTAACCACTCCTGTTGAGCGCGCCAACCCCTACCATTGGCTGAAGGGGTCTCGCTAAGCAAGACAATTGCGTCCAGCCCAAAAACTTCTCTGGAATTGCATTTAATGGAATTGGGCTAACGAGCCAACTCACTAAGTGCAACACatagtctcgctaagcgcatctgcATGCTAAGCGCAAATAACTCTCTGCTTGGACCCCCTTGTCAATTGGGCCAAGCGAGTCATACCTGCTAAGCCCAAATCCCTCTCTGGAATGGCATTGCACTAATCGAGACCATCTCACTAAACGCGATCCCACTACTGCATCTTAAGGCATTTAATTCGCTAAGTCGGCCACATCCTGCTTAGTGGAAGTTATAGACCAATCAAAGTTgtagaactcgctaagcgcgtacTTTCGAACTAAGCCCAAATCCTTCTCGGGTTTTCTAATTCTCGAATTGGACTAAGCAAGTTTGTCCCACTAAGAACATGAATTTAAAATCTGAAAATTCAAACGTCACTgagtgctcgcttagcgagtcacTCGCGTTAAGCGAGACAGTCGAAACTGCTAAAAATAAGACATAACTGCCCTAGGTAGTTACTTTTGCATAATTTATCCATCATTGGCATTCACCATCTGCACTGTACTCATATTTTCTTGCTACCCTCTACTTCTTTTTGCCCTCATCCCTACTCACTTAGTTCATCCTCAGCAATCCAATTAAGTACttcttactttattttttttttatttcgtttttgaACCCTAGGGTAGAAGACAAATTGGCTTGCTCTGTAATTTTGATTATCTATTGATATTGCTATTCATTGCTTACTTGTTTGATTATATGTTGTTAGGATTTAATTTCGCGTATAATGTATGTTCATTTGATGGGTTTTGCTTAGATTTCCTATGCCTAAAGGTGACTAGGAAGTAGAAGCTTCGAAGCCCCAATTTTTCTGGAAATTTCAAtgtactcgctaagcgagttcattaATTTTGGATGAATTTTTGGGTTTTCTGATGAAGTCGCTAAGTCGGCCCTGTCCCACTAAGCGTGTTCGTCATTTCTGTTTAGATTTATGCTTTTatgtatgaactcgctaagccatcGTTCTTCGACTTAGCGAGTGTTTAAAATTctagtttttaatttcttagctcgtatgaactcgctaagtcGGCCCTGCTGTGCTAAGCGAGTTAGTTTACTTAGGTTAGAGTCTATAAGGCTTTTGGTATTCTGGTTGCGGCTAAGTGAGCCATGCTCGCTAACCCCATGCCTTTGTTGTTTGAGTAAGCCTAGGCTAAGCGAGTCAACCTcgctaagcccaaggcaatttaGTGTTCTAAAATGTTGTTCATGCACTAAGAGAGTCATGCTCGCTAAGCACAATTTCTTCTCTGTTTTTAaataaggcttagcgagcctgctcgctaagccaactaTGTTACAGTGGTCAAGTTTGGCTAAGCGCCTACTGGCACTAAGCCTGTTTAGtgtgtcgcgctaagcgagcctgtctcgctaagcgcaattagCTCTCTGTTGgagaataaggcttagcgagccatgctCGCTTAGTCATTGTGTTGTGTCAGCTAAGCGAGGGTGTCTCGCTTAGCCAGAGTCCTTATTTTTCAGTAGTTGCACTAAGCGCGCCCTGCGTCCTAAGCGTATCATGTTATTTTCTGAAGGCGCCCTAAGTGAGCCAATCTTGCTAAGCGCCCAGttcatttttctgttttatttttctgctttCAGTTTTGAATAAAACCTGTCTAATTTTATTTCCTGTGATtcttttgatgcagatggccTCTAGGAAGAGAAAGGCAACAACCTCTAGACCTTAGGAGCCCTACGACAAGACGAGATTCGTCTCCAAGGTCTCTTGGGAGCGCTATGAGCAGAACGTTCACTCTCGGAACATCCTttgggagagaaacattaatttatttgtcaCCGAGTTCGACAAGTTCCGCCGGGAGCTCGAGAGGAGGCGGTGGCATAAAGCCTTGACCAGGCAGCTTGATGGTCGCATTGATGTAGCCCTGGTCAAGGAATTTTATGTCAACCTTTATGGCCCAGAAGATAAGTCCCTGAGGCAAGTCAGAGTCCGAGGCAAATTGATTAAGTTTGATGGGATTCGCTCAACACATTCCTAGAGACCTCAGTGATTTTGGAGCCAGGGGAGCATTACACTGCTTACTCCAGATTCTGTCATACTCATCCGGACCCATAGGAGCTTTCATCAAAGCTCTACATCCCTGGGCGAGGATTTGTTCTTAATGCAGAGGGAGCATTGTGGAAGTTACTCAGGAAGGACCTCGCCACACTTGCACAGACATGGAGTGTCATTTCATACTCCAACCTCGCCCCCACCTCTCACACGTCCGATCTGAATATGGACAGGGCGAGGTTAGTTTATGGACTTGTGACGAAGATAGACATGGATGTGGGCTCGTTCATCTCTAGACAGATTTCACAGATGGCCCTGTCCAACTCCTCTCGGCTAGGATTCCCTGCACTTATTACAACACTATGCATCGCCAGAGAAGTGGTCCCTGACTCACTTACTTTTGAGTCCTTGAGccctgccattaatttggcatacATTAGGAAGAATTGATGGAACCCGGATGATCCCACGATCACATTTCCGGACCCGCAAGGCTTGGGCTCAAGGACCTATGGACGCTTCCACTTTTGCTCCTTCCTCCTCTACTCCCACACCTGCTCCAGCACCACCAGCTCCTCCACTCAGAGCACACCATGGCTTATGTCTGGTGATGCAGAGCATTCATGACTTGGCTCAGCATCGACACATTATAAGCATGGAGGATTTCATGGCtcaggtggcctggccaggagtccaTCCTTCTCCTTTGGGGGAGGTGAGGCTCCTATAGCCCAAGAGCCGCAGCCAGAGTCGGAGGCGACACTCGAGGCCACACCTGAAGAGACGCCTGAAGACACCCCTGCTGCCACACCATCTGAGGCACCTGAGGAGGGAGATGGCGCTGCAGACACGGATTATGTTGTAGACATGGCAGCAACGCAGAGCTCCTGGGATCCCTGGCCTATTCCAGCACCGGATACATCACTACCAGCCCCCGATGCCCCCTCCACACCTCAAGATAATCCTACACCGGCACAGGATGGCTGAAGACatgacttatttatttttatgttatttagattcagtttttaatttttagtttttagttttagtttatttacttatttagcaAATTTCACAGTTTTTTGAACAACTTACATTTATATGCACAGTggcttgttttgattttaaattttggtgttTGTGATTGGTTTTGAAATTGGTTGATTGCATGACTTGAGTGAATTGCGATGTTAGATCACGTGCTTTGAATAAGTATGCggtaattagaagagaaagagcaTGAATTAGGGGCATAAgtgaaaatgttagtttgtttgaCAGGTAAATTGTGAAGGTAATCATTAGCCATAACTCGGTGAGTATGTGAaccttaattgtgagagaacgactagcattgagtgttgatttttgcatgaatctctgaatactgaatgaatgcatgatttttgAAATGATAAAGGTCGTGATTGATTGAATTAGCCACTTAGTCAAATAGCTTACCATGTTCTTGAATGATGAATCCTTTGCACCCATTTTGAGCCCAAATCTAATTGATTGAGTTGAACCCTAAGTctattgaattataatctccatctacctttctttaggttgtaggagagcattatggttcaaggaaaatttgtcccaaatttgggggaaggTATTGGGTGATGATAATTGTGGTAAGATAAGCAACAACCATAGGAAAGTTGTATAAAGAAGCAATAAGTAAAAACTgctaaaaaaagagagaaaatgaaattttaagaataagcaAAATCTATGTGTGTTGTTGCTTAAGCTAAGTGCCTTATATAATTGTGGCAGTTCAATAGAAGCTgggaataaaaaggaaaaggtaatctaaggatgaatgctctcctagaacctaagtttttgcatcctagaaaaaccacaAATTGTTTGtagcccagcctcattacaagccaagaaaGTCCTTTAGATTCAATTTGTGTGCTTGTGATTGTATGGCATGAGTATAAATGCAAAAGTtgagacttgtgttggttgttaaTTTGAAGAATTACCTTAAACATTTGTGCTTATCAGAGAAACAGTGACTGTGAGGAATAGGCTTGATGAACTTTCCTTGATACCTGTCTTACTTGCTAGCTTATTTCATTTGTGCTGCTTAATGATcatgttcatatctttgaaaTTCTACATATCTTTATGAAGGGTTGTTGGTTGAAATATTGCTTGCCACTTATGTTCATATGATTGAATGTTTTGGAACAAACACACTTTTGAGTAACCACTGTGAGTTCAGTCACTTAAGGACAAGTAAACTGTTATTTCTTTACTTAAGGaaaagcaaaactgtaaatttgggagaGTTTGTTACTCgttatttacgactaacttttgtattgaatagtttCATAAAATTAGCATctttcctccaatttatggttcttttgtaggaattgtacatattttcatgtttagtttgattttatatagtagatactcgcattttgtgaattaatgttgaaaccacTTCAGTTTTaggctaaaagaagaaaaggttcAAGTAGCTGGTGTCTCACTAAGCGAGGCACATGCGCTTAGCAAgtgacatccgctaagcgaggcatgcAGCTCGCTTAGCGTGCTAGGAAATCCTAGAAAAGGATCAGTCAGAGATGTGCTCGCCCAGCATGCCGCAAGCTCACCCAGTGAGTCGTTTGTCTCTTCCCGCACTAAGCGTGcccagctcgctaagccaaatttCACTTACTCTTGCTCAGTGAGCcaatctcgctaagcgagccttcataAGCTAAATTGTCAAAGTAGCCTTTAAAACATTGAAGTTGGTAGAAACTAAAGGAGGAGTCAAAAAATAAAGTCAAGAAAGAAGCTAGAGCGACACAAACGAATCACCAAGAGAGTTTAGGTTAGAGGAGTGAGATTAGGGTTCTAGAGGTTGAAGGAGATATCCTCAACCCTTCCTAGCCATTTTTCTTCACTCAAAATCTGTTCTTTTTTGTATTGAAAGCTCattacttgtaatggaaggctaaaacTCTTGGTTGGGAAGTTCTGCTGAACCCTTGATGTAACATtcttttactatctatttaatgttgtttttatgcattcattgcttctatccatgcttatttttacatgcttgtggcttgatcacccatttgtatgtgtagttaggatttttagcattcgAAAGTGCTTTAAAggcttagaacttgatagagcaagctagaaaattgtatgtctaggaatggagtgcagcGATCTAGTCCATATTATGCTATAGacttaatgcaactcttttaggttgagtttgttgagggatcaaggatgaggtttaaagagagttaggcccattcacttaagggatcttggtttgggtaatttctcagcataagaacactaggataacattaaatagagaaaaacacatAACAACATCAAGGAAAATTCAGTAGAATGATCCAACGCTTTTTACTTCTCAAATCTTTAgatatttagtttataattaaatagatttttagAACAAAAGCCCAACTTgatatttacttattttcagTTTATACAAATGTTTGCACACTGAATATACATTTTctgagtgaaacaaattcctTGTGGACTCGACACTTTGTCTTATTGTTTTAAGATATTACTTATGCGACTCGGTACACTTGTCGAATAACATCGCGAACAAGTTTTCAGCGTAATAGCCTTTCACCATTCTTACGCCTACTGGTCAGAAGTTGATCCCACCAAATACTAGCATAATCGGTGAATTCAACAACAACTAGTTTAACCTTTTTCTCCTTAGAAGAATTATCGCAATCAAACACATGTTCAACCTTTCTCTCCCATTCCAAATACAATTCAGGATCATTTTTACCTTTAAACGTAGGGATTGTCATCTTAATGCTCCCCAAATGAGTATCTCTTCTTGGTTCGCCCCTTTGCCTTCTTCCATGACTTCTTACATCAGAAtactcctcttcctcttcttcttctgaatTTGATTGTCTACGACTTCTAGATCGGAATGGAGATTGCAAGCTATCCAATCTTATGTTTAAAGCTTGAAATTGTTCATTAGCAGCTTTAACAAAACAACTTGAGATCCACTCCTTCTTCTCCACTCATGATTAAGATTGCTACAAGAATTGTGTTAGAAGTGATCGTAAATGGACAAATAAATATCCTCACACAAATACTCTTTCACATGTTTacacttaataattaatttttttcactcgtgtttcactcttttttggCAATTTCCCTTTGATAGTCTcatcactcttgccttttaccactcaactTCTCCTTCTCCTTATGAGCTCTTAATTAAGAACCTTTGGGGTTGATTATACATGACAAGACACAACAAGGGATCAAATCAATGAGAACTTAGTGAATAAGAACAAACAAAGGACAAGGAATAAGGGATTTAAGAAaggtgtttgtttttctttctctgcactttttttccagaaaattcaaatttgaatgcaaatacgtgattaggcataTCTAAATCTAGATGATAACGAAATTTTGAttccaaatttgaaaatcaaattcaaatcctaaCAACTTCAATATCCAAATCTGGATTGCAACAGatttttggctccaaatttgaaaaacaaatttagaTCCTAACAACTTTAATTATCCAAATATTGATTGTATCAGGCAACTTTAATTATCCAAATATGGATTGTAACataattttggctccaaaattgaaattggatttttttgcacaaatttttgataatatatataaaaaaagaagacaaaaagaTATTGATACTAGATAGAGTTCAGAAAAGAAAGATAGActcaaagaaataaaacaaaggaAGACGAAACAATAATATAGaattaaataaaaggaaaagaacaaACAAAGGAGGAAAcacagaagaagaaagaaaacacaaaggatAGATAACATTGGATTTCAAGAATCGAAGCTCTGATATCAAATGATAAGAGAACACTTAGGATCGTCTTAAAAACATGTATAAAAAGAAAGGAACTTGACCCTAACCACAACCTACCGGTAGAACCAAAGTTATCAAAAGGAGCATGGCCTTAATCCTGACCTGTCAGTAGAACCAACACTATCATTTCTTACCCCAAGAACAAAGGAAAAGCTCTCACAATATAGAAACTCTCAAATTTCATTAATCTTCCAAATCTGCCAACAACTAATCTAATCTATTTATACTCCTACTAATAATCCTAATTTAGACCTAAGGCccaataactaatctaataattaaaagactttaaaataacaataaaaggttGTGTATGTTGGGCTTAATTATTATCTAATCAGCCCAATATTAATAGTTCACCAAAATTGATCAACTCAACCCATGAATGATGCTTGTCTTGTAAATTGGGCTTCCCAAAGTGGTTCTTCAAGTTGGCCTCAAAATATCTTCATCAATTTGTAGGAGAGTGACCCAATTAGGTGCAACCCTTAATTCACATtggtcttctttcttttttatctttagaaTCAGGCCTTGCAATGCTTGATTCATTCTCTTAGTCTTGGACCATGTCATAGGACCTCCAATCCCCGATAAAGGATCATTAGACGGGCTGGTTGCACCTCCACCACGAGCAGTGGGATTTTTgtgaataaaatttcatttttaacatCGTTTttctaaaaccaatgttaacaggGTGAttttcacatcggttattttaataatcgatgttgtcTAAGCActcacaacattgatttttaaaaaatcgatgttaacaaagaGATTTtaactttagttatttaaaaattgatgttgtttaagcactcacaacattggttttttaaaaaataatgttaacagGGTGATTTTAACATAAAGAAAACCCTAATAGTAGCACACGCACTAcctaaaaaacaaacataatccTTCAAAGTCgtcattttctctctcctcgTTCACATCTTCACCCTACACTGGCGTTGTCCGCCCAGTCGTCTTTATGTCTATCCGCGTCAATGACGAGTACATCATCAAAGGCTTCTCCTCAACCTCGGCGGCATCAACATCATTCTGCTCAACCTCGCCCTCAATCGCAACCGCATGAAATTCATGAAGGTTTCCTATGTCTTCGTTGGAGTCTCCTCCGTTGTGCTAGCTTATGTCATAAGCATGCTCTTCATCCACGATTTAAGAGCAAAAATCATGCAATTCACAAAGTGTTGATCTAGATTAAGCTATAAGCTTGTTAGGATCTCCGTGGCGGCATCAAATTTGCCTTCTGAAATTGCAATTGTGGCCCCCATTAGGGACTATTTGGAACTGATGGATTCTACGGAGGTGTTAGACAACATCGTAGAGGAAGTGGGAGACAAAGATGCAGGTTTTTGCGAAGTGATTAGGTTTGGTATTGTG includes these proteins:
- the LOC102669885 gene encoding predicted GPI-anchored protein 58, which produces MIPRSHFRTRKAWAQGPMDASTFAPSSSTPTPAPAPPAPPLRAHHGLCGLARSPSFSFGGGEAPIAQEPQPESEATLEATPEETPEDTPAATPSEAPEEGDGAADTDYVVDMAATQSSWDPWPIPAPDTSLPAPDAPSTPQDNPTPAQDG